The following proteins are co-located in the Colletotrichum lupini chromosome 4, complete sequence genome:
- a CDS encoding epoxide hydrolase encodes MANTHDSGAAGLAGDEISPYRIHVSSKYLDLTKQKLELTRLPHEPSEPNKSRDWWEPKSRIEPLIDFWLEKYDWREQETAFNNQLPQFRTAITPPSSSSPVRLHFIHIRSSHSNAIPLLLIPPFPFTNLSLGHLIQSLTEPESSSSEDGEQQLQQPFHVVIPSLPGLSFSDALPSDDASVIPTTTDLLNTLMTRLSYPYYLVSNTASAASSPAQIDWKLADHLVRHYPSNCLGAHFISPSLAAPTLKEAPLEWMKWSLAKFFHAPILGYQSEDLRSLDEETHASHTLSAGRRRPLPTSLQPGAGSTLVEPNTTSFALCDSPVGLLALVLKVIRVLGAKKEFSAAEIITFTQTAWLPGPEAAMRLWARCLTHQEPTPPLPKPSKKPNVAITVFSGTGETGDVSGGRRTADDDLEAQTQSRNDVDILSPQPAPNPYVCPAWANVSYNAVHVRRVPVPGGRPGLVAWDHPELIGDGVRGLAANLLSFDARVQDIVAQQQQRPETVPLQGVVVQSDSSGSTAATASSQQGGATSAAPVLPSTPQVEATKWRLSQIREASETPKKSLQLDDGDAGMMLSPPDADFAGASPDTIVVTPPVDMK; translated from the exons ATGGCCAACACTCACGACTCGGGCGCCGCTGGCCTGGCGGGAGATGAGATCAGTCCTTACCGCATACAT GTCTCCAGCAAGTATCTCGATCTCACGAAACAAAAATTGGAGCTCACGAGACTTCCTCATGAGCCCTCGGAACCCAACAAGTCTCGGGACTGGTGGGAGCCAAAGTCTCGAATCGAGCCGCTCATTGACTTTTG GCTCGAAAAGTACGACTGGCGAGAACAAGAGACTGCCTTCAACAATCAACTACCCCAGTTCCGCACAGCCATCACCCCGCCAAGTTCATCCTCGCCCGTCCGTCTTCACTTCATCCACATCAGATCCTCGCATAGCAACGCCATCCCCCTGCTCCTGATTCCCCCATTCCCTTTCACGAACCTCTCCCTCGGCCACCTGATCCAGTCGCTCACCGAACCAGAATCGTCATCTTCTGAAGACGGAGAGCAGCAGCTGCAGCAGCCCTTCCACGTCGTCATCCCCTCCCTCCCCGGCCTCAGCTTCAGCGATGCCCTCCCCTCCGACGACGCCTCCGTCATCCCGACGACAACAGACCTCCTCAACACGCTCATGACACGCCTCTCGTATCCGTACTACCTCGTCTCCAACACCGCCTCCGCGGCCTCCAGTCCCGCGCAAATTGACTGGAAGCTCGCGGACCACCTAGTCCGCCACTACCCCAGCAACTGCCTCGGCGCACACTTTATCAGCCCGTCCCTCGCGGCGCCGACACTCAAGGAGGCACCACTCGAGTGGATGAAGTGGTCCCTCGCCAAGTTCTTTCACGCGCCCATCTTAGGCTACCAGAGCGAAGACCTCCGCTCACTCGACGAAGAGACCCACGCCAGCCATACGTTGTCAGCTGGAAGGAGGCGCCCTCTTCCTACTTCACTCCAACCCGGCGCAGGCAGTACTCTGGTGGAGCCGAACACAACGTCCTTTGCGCTATGCGACTCCCCCGTGGGCCTCCTTGCCCTCGTCCTCAAAGTCATCCGCGTTCTCGGGGCCAAGAAGGAGTTCTCGGCCGCCGAGATCATCACCTTCACCCAGACGGCCTGGCTCCCCGGTCCAGAGGCGGCGATGCGCCTCTGGGCGCGCTGTCTGACGCACCAAGAGCCGACTCCGCCGCTTCCAAAGCCGTCCAAGAAGCCCAACGTGGCCATTACAGTCTTCTCAGGAACTGGAGAGACAGGTGACGTATCCGGCGGGCGACGAACCGCGGACGACGATCTTGAGGCCCAGACACAGTCCCGGAACGACGTCGACATTCTCTCGCCCCAACCTGCCCCGAACCCGTACGTCTGCCCCGCCTGGGCCAACGTCTCCTACAACGCCGTCCACGTGCGCCGCGTACCCGTACCGGGAGGACGTCCGGGCCTCGTAGCCTGGGATCACCCGGAGCTCATCGGCGACGGCGTAAGGGGCCTGGCCGCGAATCTGCTCTCCTTCGACGCCAGGGTCCAAGACATCGTCGCCCAACAGCAGCAGAGGCCGGAAACGGTGCCGCTGCAGGGTGTCGTTGTGCAATCCGACTCGTCTGGCTCCACGGCCGCAACGGCTTCGAGCCAACAAGGGGGTGCAACATCGGCGGCACCGGTGCTGCCTTCCACTCCGCAGGTTGAGGCGACCAAGTGGCGACTAAGCCAGATCCGCGAGGCGTCTGAGACGCCCAAGAAGTCGTTGCAGCTGGACGACGGCGATGCGGGGATGATGCTGTCGCCGCCGGATGCTGATTTTGCTGGAGCGAGCCCGGATACCATTGTCGTTACCCCCCCCGTGGACATGAAGTAG
- a CDS encoding timeless protein, which produces MELPDGSTEVVHPEVRAHINSLVSALGGTSADDDGRYRLGDDAVQVLRDLKKWIRHYDEKTNRMDVARCIADSNIVEGDLLQILASWPENDTNNTFKARIALACFEIMVPLTWPMERDAERMTVNHHRHMPVLELAQVGYKRAIINFDGAQVLNTAIRAALPSMAISIGERSARDQGIIKLVLFFLRNIAMITPPAGVQYDGDETQISRSTTIDAFSFQDIFAVLLMIASNMGEDFRTEDVVLMEVIYHLVKQVEVKKLFMNEQQLHKTKAKELSSMMKKESAMRSAFNRKAPTRHNRFGTMVWMQREDGRVSTITGQDALADSATRQKKLDESKTFKPPRRAKKGEVESKDLGAPVKLNARANDQLRSFVEDFLDAGFNPLFVHVRKSLDREAPHVLSYHRRQYMYLVAWFLEAERTRRKSKRDSKKAGAPEEVSSFNLVAGVLDQAMFITLTKTMHDSWEHKDWPTLTAAMRCFTQILLTVQEMTESGNEDDEEIAENTLSRLFYEDSTHDLIANVVRQYKEQGFEYLDTATELVHHFLRILEAYSKQNVDMQVRSRKRTRRKKKAEKEAGIDTVDNEENDESANDEANAEKTSKERKFDFHRFTSRFTPQGVVDTFVAFTKFYKDLDDSQLKRAHRYFYRIAFKQEMSVMLFRVDIVHLLYNMIKGPEPLDRNSTMYKEWEELTKQILRKCTRKIEQRPELIIEMLFSKISSTAFYLEYGYEKQTISTSTPRPAAELEFKYTADLDRQIAIVVGALLDKNQQDHISWVKKVLDTAEKERAAWEAADFLIPSVEGTDEGAQIDRHPLTVRPDNDARKTAIFKNSHLRLLMKLVGFERLAPTIEETPQSVWMLPPDLSASLLRVYIKHINDAEFDPPAFDGASAEDQLRRKKVARKRAEYDDDDDDIDDGFLFEPLGPTVRKAIDDPASKKTKRRRRRKDSEDEEAPNDSELEEKAQKRREREREKARKIKSEAYVHASDDDTDEEYDREFFQREEAQRSRLARIVEKVAISEPTKRPAAVLLDDSDDNDDDVLAVTRGTQSTRPSADVDMDADSDGEQNGDNATPLSSSPSSSQGKGSRKRRRITPEAATAEEGAKASEKADADSDDEDAPVPTARSRQRTRGGFVMESSDEE; this is translated from the exons ATGGAGTTGCCGGACGGGTCAACAGAAGTTGTCCACCCTGAAGTTCGTGCGCACATCAACAGTCTTGTGTCCGCG CTCGGTGGCACCAGCGCCGACGACGATGGACGATACAGACTTGGTGACGACGCCGTCCAGGTCCTCCGCGATCTGAAGAAATGGATTCGGCACTACGACGAAAAGACCAATCGCATGGATGTAGCCCGATGCATTGCAGACTCCAACATCGTGGAAGGCGATCTTCTCCAGATCCTCGCGAGCTGGCCCGAGAACGATACCAACAACACATTCAAAGCACGTATAGCTCTAGCCTGCTTCGAGATTATGGTGCCCCTTACTTGGCCCATGGAAAGAGATGCCGAACGAATGACAGTCAATCACCATCGCCATATGCCTGTTCTCGAGCTGGCGCAAGTGGGATACAAGCGGGCCATCATCAACTTTGACGGCGCTCAAGTTCTCAATACAGCTATCCGGGCAGCTCTACCATCTATGGCAATTTCCATTGGCGAACGATCTGCCCGCGACCAGGGCATCATCAAGCTTGTGCTTTTCTTCCTCCGCAACATCGCCATGATTACCCCTCCTGCCGGTGTCCAATACGATGGCGACGAGACCCAGATATCCCGCTCCACGACGATAGACGCATTTTCATTTCAGGACATCTTTGCGGTGTTGCTGATGATTGCTTCGAATATGGGCGAAGACTTCCGTACCGAGGACGTAGTTCTCATGGAAGTCATCTACCACCTGGTCAAACAGGTCGAGGTCAAGAAGCTGTTCATGAATGAACAGCAATTACACAAGACGAAGGCTAAAGAGCTCTCCTCAATGATGAAAAAGGAGAGCGCGATGCGCAGTGCCTTCAACCGCAAGGCGCCCACCCGCCACAACCGTTTCGGCACCATGGTATGGATGCAGCGCGAAGACGGCCGGGTATCAACAATCACTGGTCAGGATGCGCTCGCAGACAGCGCTACGCGGCAAAAGAAACTGGACGAGTCCAAAACGTTTAAGCCACCGCGACGGGCCAAGAAGGGAGAGGTGGAATCCAAGGACCTCGGTGCCCCAGTCAAGCTCAATGCAAGGGCTAACGACCAGCTCCGAAGCTTTGTCGAAGACTTCCTTGATGCTGGTTTCAACCCTTTGTTCGTGCATGTTCGCAAGTCCTTGGACCGGGAGGCGCCCCATGTTCTGTCTTACCATCGCCGACAGTACATGTATCTTGTAGCCTGGTTTTTGGAGGCGGAGCGAACTCGTAGAAAGTCAAAACGAGACTCGAAGAAGGCAGGCGCCCCCGAAGAGGTCAGCAGCTTCAATCTCGTGGCCGGCGTGCTGGATCAAGCAATGTTCATCACTCTCACAAAGACTATGCACGACTCTTGGGAACATAAGGATTGGCCTACCCTGACGGCTGCGATGCGGTGTTTCACGCAGATTCTGCTCACGGTCCAAGAAATGACAGAGTCAGGAAACGAAGACGATGAGGAGATTGCGGAAAACACGCTGAGTCGTCTCTTCTACGAAGACTCCACACACGACTTGATTGCCAATGTCGTCAGACAATACAAGGAGCAAGGCTTCGAGTATCTCGACACCGCCACAGAGCTAGTGCATCACTTCTTGCGAATTCTGGAGGCCTACTCGAAACAAAACGTCGACATGCAAGTTCGGTCTCGTAAACGGACTCGGCGAAAGAAGAAAGCCGAGAAAGAAGCAGGTATCGATACAGTTGATAACGAGGAGAACGATGAGTCTGCCAACGACGAGGCAAATGCCGAAAAGACGTCCAAAGAGCGCAAGTTCGACTTCCATCGGTTCACATCGCGCTTTACCCCCCAAGGTGTGGTCGATACTTTTGTCGCCTTTACCAAATTTTACAAGGATCTCGACGACTCTCAGCTGAAGCGCGCTCATCGATACTTCTATCGCATAGCCTTTAAACAAGAGATGAGCGTCATGCTCTTCCGCGTTGATATTGTGCATCTCCTTTACAACATGATCAAGGGGCCGGAACCGCTCGACAGGAACTCTACCATGTACAAGGAGTGGGAAGAACTGACCAAGCAAATCCTCAGAAAGTGCACGCGCAAGATCGAGCAGCGGCCCGAACTCATAATTGAGATGCTTTTCTCCAAGATTAGCAGCACCGCTTTTTACCTGGAATATGGCTATGAGAAACAGACTATTTCGACATCGACGCCTCGGCCCGCTGCAGAACTCGAGTTCAAGTACACTGCGGATTTGGACCGGCAAATCGCCATCGTCGTTGGCGCTCTGCTTGACAAAAATCAACAGGATCATATCTCGTGGGTCAAGAAAGTTCTTGATACTGCGGAAAAGGAGCGTGCTGCCTGGGAGGCGGCTGATTTCCTCATACCATCGGTCGAGGGCACCGACGAGGGCGCACAAATCGATAGACACCCTTTGA CTGTGCGACCGGACAATGATGCCCGCAAGACTgccatatttaagaattctCACCTGCGTCTACTCATGAAGCTGGTTGGTTTTGAGAGGCTAGCACCGACTATCGAGGAGACGCCCCAGTCCGTATGGATGCTGCCACCAGATCTTAGTGCCAGTCTCCTTCGTGTGTATATCAAGCACATCAACGATGCCGAGTTTGATCCACCCGCCTTTGATGGTGCCAGCGCAGAGGATCAGCTTCGCCGCAAGAAAGTAGCCCGAAAGCGAGCCGAGTacgatgacgacgatgatgataTTGATGACGGCTTCCTCTTTGAACCCCTGGGCCCTACCGTCCGCAAAGCTATTGACGACCCTGCTTCTAAAAAGACGAAGCGGAGGAGGCGCAGAAAAGACAGCGAAGATGAGGAGGCGCCGAATGATTCCGAGTTGGAAGAAAAGGCCCAGAAGCGCAGAGAGCGCGAGAGAGAAAAGGCGAGAAAGATCAAGAGCGAAGCGTACGTCCACGCTAGCGATGACGACACGGACGAGGAGTACGACCGTGAGTTCTTCCAACGAGAAGAGGCACAACGCTCGCGTTTGGCTCGTATTGTGGAGAAGGTTGCGATATCGGAGCCGACCAAGAGACCAGCAGCGGTGCTGCTTGATGATAGCGACGACAATGACGATGATGTCCTCGCTGTGACGAGAGGCACTCAGTCTACCCGGCCGAGTGCCGACGTTGATATGGATGCCGATAGCGACGGCGAGCAGAATGGAGACAATGCTACGCCATTGAGCTCCAGTCCATCTTCCTCTCAAGGAAAGGGATCTCGGAAACGGAGACGCATCACTCCTGAGGCAGCTACTGCTGAAGAAGGGGCGAAGGCTTCAGAGAAGGCAGATGCCGATTCGGATGACGAAGATGCGCCGGTGCCTACAGCACGCTCACGACAGCGCACCAGAGGAGGTTTCGTGATGGAGAGTAGTGACGAGGAATAA
- a CDS encoding 3-hydroxyacyl-CoA dehydrogenase yields the protein MATSIARVRAVAKLPGQLRTFSSTPRVASATGGVKRLGVIGAGQMGLGIALVAAQRAQVPVTLVDANKTALDKGLAFAEKLLAKDVSKSRITQEQADKARSLLSPATSIDELSDVDFVIEAVPEIPKLKFDIFSKLAEVCPKHAILATNTSSISITRIAASTTQDPTDTSASSRVVSTHFMNPVPIQKGVEIISGLQTSQETLDKAVAFCKAMGKVTSVSADSPGFLANRILMPYINEAIICLETGVGDKESIDAIMKNGTNVPMGPLQLADFIGLDTCLAIMKVLHEETGDSKYRPSVLLRKMVDAGWMGKKSGKGFYDY from the exons ATGGCGACTTCAATTGCTCGCGTACGGGCGGTGGCGAAGCTTCCAGGGCAGCTTCGGACGTTCAGCTCTACACCCAGAGTTGCTTCTGCAACAGGGGGAGTGAAGCGATTGGGTGTCATCGGTGCTGGGCAGATG GGACTCGGCATCGCGCTTGTGGCTGCTCAGAGAGCTCAAGTTCCCGTAACACTTGTCGATGCAAACAAGACGGCCTTGGATAAGGGTCTTGCATTTGCGG AAAAGCTTCTTGCAAAGGATGTTTCCAAGTCCAGAATCACACAGGAACAGGCCGACAAGGCCCGCTCGCTGTTGTCGCCAGCCACGTCTATTGATGAGCTGTCGGATGTGGACTTTGTCATTGAGGCCGTTCCTGAAATCCCCAAGCTCAAGTTCGACATCTTCTCCAAGCTGGCTGAGGTTTGCCCGAAGCATGCCATCTTGGCCACCAACACTTCATCCATCTCCATCACCCGCATCGCCGCCTCCACCACCCAAGACCCGACAGACACCTCCGCGAGCTCCCGCGTCGTCTCAACCCACTTCATGAACCCCGTCCCGATCCAGAAGGGCGTCGAGATCATCAGCGGTCTGCAGACCAGCCAGGAGACACTGGACAAGGCCGTCGCGTTCTGCAAGGCCATGGGCAAGGTTACCTCGGTATCCGCCGACTCCCCCGGATTCCTCGCGAACCGTATCCTCATGCCATACATCAACGAAGCCATCATCTGCCTGGAGACCGGCGTCGGCGACAAGGAGTCAATCGACGCCATCATGAAGAACGGCACCAATGTTCCCATGGGCCCTCTGCAGCTTGCCGACTTTATCGGCCTGGACACCTGCCTCGCTATTATGAAGGTTCTTCACGAGGAGACTGGTGACTCAAAGTACCGGCCGAGTGTGTTGCTACGCAAGATGGTTGATGCTGGTTGGATGGGAAAGAAGAGCGGAAAGGGATTTTACGACTACTAA